In Spirochaetota bacterium, the sequence ACATCCTGCAAAACCAGTTATAATGCTGGGACATTCGATGGGTGGCGTGCTTGCTATTAAATATGCGCTTACTCATGCAGAAGATCTGGATGCACTGATTCTCTCTTCACCTGGACTTGTACCAGCTATTGAAGTCCCTGCATGGAAAAAAAATTTGGCAATATTTCTCTCTTCCCGAATTCCTTCTCTAACCATGCCATCAGGCCTTGATGCAACAACTATCTCCCGTGATAAAGAAGTAGTAAAACAATATTTAGATGATCCACTTGTCCATGATAAAGTAACCCCACGTTTTTATGTAGAAATGATGAATACTATTCAGGAATGTATTAACCGGTGCGGCGAAATTAAACTCCCTTTATTGGTTTTCCATGGTACTGCTGATGCATTGGTGCTAGATGAAGCAAGTAAAATTGTATACCAAAAGGCAAGCTCGAAGGATAAAACGCTTAAGCTTTTTGAAGGATTGTATCACGAAACGATGAATGAAATTGAGGATGATCGTAAAAAGGTATTGAAAGTTGTAACCGACTGGATAGTAGCACATGCAAAAAAAGCTCCTGCAGCAAAAACACAATCCAAGCCAAAAGTTACACAAAAATCTGCTCCAAAAAAATCTGCAGCAAAAGCACCATCTTCTGGAAAATCAAAATCAACAAAAAAAGGCAAAAAGTAAAAATAGGTTGCAACCCATCAGTTTTGTATACGCTTACACTGCCATATCAGACAAAAAGCCGGGTGGGAGAGCCCGGCTTTTTTTATAGTGGTGTTGCGATGCTATCTCAAGCCTTATTTCAATAGTTGTAATACTGTCTGTGACTTTGTATTTGCCTGTGCAAGCATAGCAGTAGCAGCCTGAGTAAGAATTTGATTCTTTGTAAATTCTGCCATCTGCTCTGCCATGTCTGTATCGCGTATACGGCTTTCCGATGCCTGTATATTTTCATAGGCATTCATCAAGCCTTTAGCTGCATGCTCTAATCTGTTGTAGTATGCACCTAAGTCTGCTCTTTGTTTTGAAATCTGCCGCAGCGCCTCATCAGCCAGACCAATAACTGCATTAGCTTTCCCTGGTGTTGATATTGAAATGAACGTCAACGTTACAGGATTTCGCAATCCCAATGCAGCAGTAGTCATTGTTTCAATGAATACTCGTTCGCGCTGGTGCATATTTGGCCCCATATGGAACCACATTGATGCTGACGGATGAAGCCGTGCAAATGCACCGGTTAAAAGCTTCATCTTGTTGAATTCAGCCTGGGATGCAATGCGGTCTATTTCATCAACCAGCTCTGATACTTCAACCTGAATTTGTTGCCTATCTTCAGGAGTGTAAATACCGTTAGCAGACTGTACTGCCAGAACTCTGATTCGCTGCAGAATATCATGGACTTCCTGCAAATATCCTTCTGCAGTCTGGATCATAGACATGCCATCTTCTGTGTTACGTTCTGCCTGCCGCAAGCCCTGAATCTGTGAACGCATTTTCTCGGACACAGCTAATCCAGATGCATCATCACCAGCCTTATTGATGCGCATCCCTGATGAAAGCTTTTCCATGTCCTTGGTAATTGCCCAATCGTGAAATTTCAACGTACGGTGGGCAAAAATTGCGCTGATGTTGTGGTTTATAATCATAGTGTCCTCCTTGAACGATATACTATCATCCGTGATAGCTTTAACTATATAAATAGTTCATTCAAAAGTTCGTCTTATTTTGGGAAACGACTGAGAGTAATTATCTTGAAATATTATTATTTATTGGCTTTTATTATAAAATATGATACTAAATATTGTTATTTTTATTACTTTGATAATTTATAAAAAAACCATGATTGACAAATATTTTTTAAAATTTAGCGATTATTACAGTATCAAAATAAAA encodes:
- a CDS encoding lysophospholipase; this encodes MATFQHSTGTFIGKGGIEIFFQQWEVPNPKAILVIIHGLGEHSGRYGNLIDALQNKGISIYGLDHRGFGRSGGKRGHVDSFMDYIYDIKIFINMIKDKHPAKPVIMLGHSMGGVLAIKYALTHAEDLDALILSSPGLVPAIEVPAWKKNLAIFLSSRIPSLTMPSGLDATTISRDKEVVKQYLDDPLVHDKVTPRFYVEMMNTIQECINRCGEIKLPLLVFHGTADALVLDEASKIVYQKASSKDKTLKLFEGLYHETMNEIEDDRKKVLKVVTDWIVAHAKKAPAAKTQSKPKVTQKSAPKKSAAKAPSSGKSKSTKKGKK
- a CDS encoding flagellin, yielding MIINHNISAIFAHRTLKFHDWAITKDMEKLSSGMRINKAGDDASGLAVSEKMRSQIQGLRQAERNTEDGMSMIQTAEGYLQEVHDILQRIRVLAVQSANGIYTPEDRQQIQVEVSELVDEIDRIASQAEFNKMKLLTGAFARLHPSASMWFHMGPNMHQRERVFIETMTTAALGLRNPVTLTFISISTPGKANAVIGLADEALRQISKQRADLGAYYNRLEHAAKGLMNAYENIQASESRIRDTDMAEQMAEFTKNQILTQAATAMLAQANTKSQTVLQLLK